A genomic stretch from Antarcticibacterium flavum includes:
- a CDS encoding AraC family transcriptional regulator — protein sequence MKPVFFKIPKTENSSIRIQWDEERHFYDKLHYHPEFQITRINKGEGFLFGGSGMIKFQPGDVFFIGPNIPHLLKSSKEYYEPDSTGVSAITIFFSYNSFGEAFFEIPEMHTIKDLLSSSRRVIKTNNLPLADLILKTADESPVSRIINLLKILEDFLGVEKDYLSSEIFEYELKESGFKRLNRVLNYTFSRASENITVDEIAAQASLSKSQFSRFFKERTGKTFISFLNEVRIENACTQLLNTRESIEKISYDNGFQNISNFNRQFKKVKSLTPSQFRAELELKRS from the coding sequence ATGAAACCTGTATTTTTCAAAATACCGAAAACCGAAAATTCTTCTATTAGGATACAATGGGATGAGGAGAGGCATTTTTATGACAAGCTGCATTATCACCCGGAGTTTCAAATTACCAGGATCAATAAGGGGGAGGGATTTTTATTTGGAGGTTCCGGAATGATAAAATTTCAACCCGGGGATGTATTTTTCATTGGCCCTAATATTCCTCACCTTCTAAAGAGTTCAAAAGAATATTACGAACCGGATTCTACGGGAGTTTCGGCAATTACCATATTCTTCAGCTACAATTCTTTTGGGGAGGCATTTTTTGAGATCCCGGAGATGCATACTATCAAAGATCTATTGTCTTCCTCCCGCCGGGTTATAAAAACCAATAATTTACCACTTGCCGATCTAATTCTGAAGACCGCTGATGAATCCCCCGTTTCCAGGATCATTAATTTGCTGAAGATCCTGGAGGATTTTCTGGGAGTGGAAAAGGATTATTTAAGTTCAGAGATCTTTGAATACGAGTTAAAGGAATCGGGTTTTAAACGCCTTAACCGGGTGCTTAACTACACCTTCTCCCGTGCTTCAGAAAATATAACCGTAGATGAAATAGCGGCCCAGGCCAGCCTTAGCAAATCCCAGTTTAGCAGGTTCTTTAAAGAGCGCACCGGGAAAACCTTCATCTCCTTCCTCAACGAGGTGCGAATTGAAAATGCCTGCACCCAGCTGCTGAACACAAGGGAGTCTATTGAGAAGATCTCATATGACAATGGTTTCCAAAATATATCAAATTTCAACCGGCAATTCAAAAAAGTAAAAAGCCTTACCCCTTCACAATTTCGGGCAGAACTGGAGTTGAAAAGATCATAG
- a CDS encoding M24 family metallopeptidase, which yields MNSNREYGIGGSTAAAELEKLIAPKDGPAPVPGEEFRQRLQKASRALQAAHLDALYINAGTNLYYFTGTRWNPSERLVGAVLFATGELHYIVPEFEIGTIQDYIEVEGEIVSWQEHESPTEKIAALLKDNSSLAVDDSTSFAIVSRLQETILKISSAEDLIKELRMVKSNTEITQLQYAMDLTIQVQKAAAAILRPGITTAEVEGFIHEAHKKLGIQSGSYFCIVLFGKDSSFPHGVKSPKALEEGDIVLVDTGCRYNGYLSDITRTYIYGTPSAYQKEIWEIEKSAQMEAFKAARLGATCGKIDEMVREHLRKNNLGSNYDLPGLPHRTGHGIGLDIHEHPYILQGNDIEIKQGFTFSIEPMIVVPGEFGIRLEDHIFLTAEGPKWFTQPAHTMEDPFGVEI from the coding sequence ATGAATAGCAATAGAGAATATGGAATTGGCGGCAGTACCGCTGCAGCAGAATTGGAAAAATTAATCGCTCCAAAGGATGGACCTGCACCTGTACCTGGGGAGGAATTCAGGCAACGACTTCAAAAGGCATCCCGGGCCCTGCAAGCTGCTCATCTTGATGCTTTATACATCAACGCCGGGACAAATCTTTATTATTTTACCGGTACCAGGTGGAACCCTTCTGAAAGATTAGTGGGAGCCGTGCTCTTTGCCACAGGGGAATTACACTACATAGTCCCGGAATTTGAAATAGGAACCATACAGGACTATATCGAGGTGGAGGGAGAAATTGTATCCTGGCAGGAACACGAATCTCCTACTGAAAAGATCGCTGCACTTCTTAAAGATAACAGCAGCCTCGCGGTGGATGATTCCACCTCTTTTGCTATAGTGTCCAGGCTTCAGGAAACGATCCTCAAGATAAGCAGTGCTGAAGATCTCATTAAGGAGCTGAGAATGGTCAAAAGCAATACTGAAATTACCCAGTTGCAATATGCAATGGACCTTACAATACAGGTGCAGAAAGCCGCCGCTGCCATCCTGCGCCCGGGAATTACTACGGCTGAGGTGGAGGGATTCATCCATGAGGCTCATAAAAAATTGGGGATACAATCAGGTTCTTATTTCTGCATTGTGCTCTTCGGGAAGGATTCGAGTTTTCCACACGGGGTTAAATCCCCAAAGGCATTGGAAGAAGGGGATATCGTGCTTGTGGATACCGGCTGCCGGTATAATGGATATCTTTCAGATATTACCCGCACCTACATCTACGGCACCCCTTCAGCATATCAAAAAGAGATATGGGAGATAGAGAAGTCGGCTCAAATGGAAGCCTTTAAGGCAGCCCGCTTAGGTGCAACTTGTGGAAAGATTGACGAGATGGTGAGGGAGCATTTGAGGAAAAATAACCTGGGATCTAATTATGACCTTCCCGGCTTGCCGCACAGGACAGGGCACGGCATAGGCCTGGACATTCACGAGCACCCATATATCCTTCAAGGCAATGACATTGAAATAAAGCAGGGCTTTACTTTTAGTATAGAGCCCATGATAGTGGTGCCGGGGGAATTTGGTATAAGGCTTGAAGATCATATTTTCCTGACTGCTGAAGGTCCCAAATGGTTTACACAACCAGCACATACAATGGAAGATCCATTTGGTGTGGAGATCTAA
- a CDS encoding NAD(P)/FAD-dependent oxidoreductase, which produces MQKDCVIIGGGIIGFCTAYYLVKDGHKVTILDKGNLDNGASFVNAGYITPSHFIPLSSPGMITKGFKWMLNSRSPFYVKPRLDLDFLNWAWCFKKSATAAKVEKAIPVLREINLLSRELYQELKDAREFDFNYDHHGLLMCYKTDHAGEEEAQIAAIAAKGGMKVSHFSKEELNNKYPDASYNVKGAYFYDTDAHMTPDEFMQQMREYLVQKGVEFRPYTAVKDFVVSGNRIEAIETSQGRIAADEVTLTAGTWSSKIAARLGLRMLLEAGKGYSFNLQRETGIKVPSILVEAKVAVTPMNGFTRFAGTMELGGINHDINKLRVDTIAAAAGNYFDGLKVSEEEKGTARAGLRPCSPDGLPYIGRSQKIKNLSIGTGHAMMGWSLGPATGKILAEVIGEKKPSLDLQPFSPDRKF; this is translated from the coding sequence ATGCAGAAGGATTGTGTAATCATTGGGGGAGGAATTATAGGCTTTTGTACGGCTTATTATTTGGTTAAAGATGGGCATAAAGTGACAATTCTCGACAAAGGAAATCTTGACAACGGCGCTTCCTTTGTGAATGCGGGATATATTACCCCCAGCCATTTTATACCTTTAAGTTCTCCCGGTATGATCACTAAAGGGTTTAAATGGATGCTTAATAGTCGCAGCCCCTTCTATGTAAAACCCAGACTGGACCTTGATTTCCTTAACTGGGCCTGGTGTTTTAAAAAATCGGCTACCGCTGCAAAGGTTGAAAAAGCCATTCCCGTCCTCCGAGAAATAAATCTCTTAAGCAGGGAGCTTTATCAGGAACTTAAGGATGCGAGGGAATTTGATTTTAATTATGATCACCACGGTCTTCTAATGTGCTATAAAACAGATCACGCCGGGGAGGAGGAAGCTCAAATTGCCGCAATTGCAGCTAAGGGTGGTATGAAAGTCAGCCATTTTTCCAAAGAAGAGCTCAACAACAAGTACCCGGATGCTTCTTATAATGTGAAAGGAGCTTATTTTTATGATACAGATGCGCATATGACCCCAGATGAGTTTATGCAGCAAATGCGGGAATACCTGGTGCAAAAGGGAGTGGAGTTCAGGCCGTACACTGCTGTGAAGGATTTTGTCGTTTCGGGAAACAGGATAGAGGCCATCGAGACTTCTCAGGGCAGGATCGCTGCAGATGAGGTCACTCTTACCGCCGGCACCTGGTCCTCAAAAATTGCAGCACGACTTGGCCTTCGAATGTTACTGGAAGCCGGGAAAGGCTACAGTTTTAATTTACAGCGGGAAACCGGGATCAAAGTTCCTTCCATCCTGGTGGAAGCAAAAGTAGCCGTGACCCCTATGAATGGCTTTACCAGATTTGCCGGCACTATGGAGCTTGGTGGTATCAACCATGATATCAACAAGCTAAGGGTGGATACCATTGCCGCTGCAGCCGGAAATTATTTTGACGGATTAAAGGTTAGTGAGGAGGAAAAAGGGACCGCACGGGCCGGACTTCGTCCCTGCTCCCCAGACGGACTTCCATACATAGGACGCTCACAGAAAATAAAGAATTTAAGCATTGGGACCGGGCACGCGATGATGGGCTGGAGCCTGGGCCCGGCAACGGGCAAAATACTGGCAGAGGTAATTGGGGAGAAGAAACCATCCCTGGACCTGCAGCCCTTTAGTCCCGACAGAAAATTTTAA
- a CDS encoding NAD(P)-dependent oxidoreductase produces the protein MIKFALIKERKTPPDRRVVFSPQKLKEVVKQFPEASFKVETSDIRIFPDDAYRQAGFEVAEDVSDCDVMLGVKEVPLPALIPNKKYFFFSHTIKKQPYNRDLLREILQKNIELYDHEVIVKENGHRLIGFGRYAGLVGAYNCFRGLGLKENLFELPKAENLPDLQALLAELDKIEIPNRKIVLTGSGKVAHGAKEILDYLRIKQVEVGEYLEKDFDQSVYCHIDVLDYNKRKDGEIKNNQDFYKHPEEYESNFLRFARSSDIFIAGHFYGDGAPVFFTNEEASMPNFRIKLIADISCDIKVPIPSTIRPSTIADPFYGFDPVTEREVDFREKGAITVMAVDNLPCELPKDASEGFGEMFLEHVIPAFFNGDKDGVLERARMTQNGHLTPRFKYLQEYVDGKLNTVENE, from the coding sequence ATGATAAAATTTGCCCTCATCAAGGAAAGGAAAACCCCGCCCGACAGGCGTGTTGTTTTTTCTCCCCAAAAGCTAAAGGAAGTGGTGAAGCAATTCCCCGAAGCGAGTTTTAAAGTGGAAACCTCAGATATCAGGATCTTTCCCGATGATGCGTATAGACAGGCCGGTTTTGAGGTTGCTGAAGATGTATCAGATTGTGATGTGATGCTGGGGGTGAAGGAGGTGCCATTGCCGGCTCTCATCCCAAATAAAAAATATTTTTTCTTCTCACATACCATAAAGAAACAGCCCTACAACCGTGATCTCTTGCGGGAGATCCTTCAGAAGAATATAGAGTTATATGACCACGAGGTGATCGTAAAGGAAAATGGCCACCGGCTTATTGGCTTCGGAAGGTATGCCGGGTTGGTGGGCGCTTATAATTGCTTCAGAGGCCTGGGGCTTAAAGAAAACCTTTTTGAACTTCCTAAGGCTGAAAACCTGCCAGACTTACAGGCACTTTTGGCAGAATTGGATAAGATTGAAATTCCCAATCGCAAGATCGTTTTAACTGGAAGCGGGAAAGTGGCCCACGGGGCTAAAGAGATCCTGGACTATCTTAGAATAAAGCAGGTTGAGGTAGGAGAGTACCTGGAAAAGGATTTCGATCAGTCTGTATACTGCCATATAGATGTTCTGGATTACAACAAGCGAAAGGATGGGGAAATAAAGAATAATCAGGATTTCTATAAACATCCCGAAGAGTATGAATCTAATTTCCTGAGATTTGCCCGTAGCAGCGACATTTTTATCGCCGGCCATTTTTATGGGGACGGGGCTCCCGTGTTCTTTACCAATGAGGAGGCTTCTATGCCCAATTTCAGAATAAAATTAATTGCAGATATTTCCTGTGATATCAAGGTGCCAATTCCAAGTACTATTAGGCCTTCAACCATTGCCGATCCTTTTTATGGTTTTGATCCCGTTACAGAACGGGAGGTGGATTTCCGTGAAAAAGGTGCTATAACAGTAATGGCTGTAGACAACCTGCCTTGCGAGTTGCCAAAAGATGCCAGCGAAGGTTTTGGAGAGATGTTCCTGGAGCACGTGATCCCGGCATTTTTTAACGGTGATAAAGATGGGGTCCTGGAGCGGGCAAGAATGACCCAAAACGGGCATTTAACTCCCAGGTTTAAATATTTACAGGAATATGTGGACGGTAAACTAAATACAGTAGAAAATGAATAA
- a CDS encoding S9 family peptidase, with translation MKKTLFLCFSLLFIFYGKTFAQKEKMAPEVYEQALSYTWSKLGKKVYNLNPEVKWNTDDSGIWFVHSSDVGRQYREMEVKDITQNPLFDHQKMAAALAENSSEEIKAEDLKLENLKVSKDNLEFRFDKKTYIWDRKAEALSEKENERKNENRLESESPDGKWVAFRKQHNLYLREKATGEEFQLSKDGEKNYDYAGSYGWSDLIYGEGGPHPENFYVQWSADSRFLATQVSDVRKAQKMYLLNNAIDSLYRPQLAGYYRGSPGDTNMVMVKPVIFNVDQKNEVKTKLPTNTHINTVTIRFGEEPNTAYAQWAERGFQKQVVQKLDLEKQVEEEIWEETSNTSIDNFEFRPLKKTGKILILSEKSGWKQLYLVEEKTGKSTPLTNGEFVVNSIVKVDDKTGRIYFMASGIYPDLNPYHQKLYTVKEGEKMKLLTPEKQHHQVDLSGDLKYFVDEISSVETPTRVVLRDLDSGKILTDIISPDVSKAVAEGWEAPQTFSITGKDGKTPIYGAVWKPTNFDPNKKYPVIDATYTGPHTQVFPKSFDRAFSHQAMAELGFLVIAVDGLGTAGRSKSFREVSYKDMGDNLRDHVLAIRHLGEQYSWVDTTRVGIFGHSAGGYDTGRALLAFPEFYKVGVASSGDHDFRMEKAWWPEMYMGWPVDEKYEEVSNITNARNLQGKLMLVHGGMDENVNPSATFKLAEALIKAGKDFELVILPSQPHGYSGEASNFFNKKRWNYFIQHLLDKEPGWDYNFE, from the coding sequence ATGAAAAAAACGCTCTTTCTTTGCTTCTCTTTACTTTTCATTTTCTACGGAAAAACCTTTGCTCAAAAGGAAAAGATGGCCCCGGAAGTTTATGAACAGGCATTATCCTACACCTGGTCCAAACTTGGGAAGAAGGTGTACAACCTGAATCCTGAAGTGAAGTGGAATACAGATGATTCAGGGATCTGGTTCGTTCATTCATCAGATGTTGGGAGACAGTATCGGGAAATGGAGGTTAAGGATATTACTCAGAATCCACTGTTTGACCATCAAAAAATGGCAGCTGCTTTAGCTGAAAATTCTTCGGAAGAAATAAAGGCTGAAGATCTTAAGCTGGAAAACCTGAAAGTGAGTAAGGACAACCTGGAATTCAGGTTTGATAAGAAAACATACATATGGGATCGCAAGGCTGAAGCTCTTTCAGAAAAGGAAAATGAGAGGAAAAACGAGAACAGGTTGGAATCTGAATCTCCGGACGGGAAGTGGGTGGCTTTTAGAAAACAACATAACCTTTACCTGCGGGAGAAGGCTACGGGAGAAGAATTTCAGCTAAGCAAGGACGGGGAGAAGAACTATGATTATGCCGGTTCTTACGGCTGGTCAGATCTTATATACGGTGAAGGGGGACCACATCCGGAAAATTTTTATGTACAATGGTCCGCAGACTCGAGGTTCCTGGCCACTCAGGTTTCAGATGTTCGAAAGGCGCAAAAAATGTATTTGCTCAACAATGCGATAGATTCGCTTTACCGCCCGCAGCTGGCAGGTTATTACCGCGGCTCTCCGGGAGATACCAATATGGTCATGGTAAAACCTGTGATCTTTAATGTGGACCAAAAAAACGAGGTAAAAACAAAGCTGCCCACTAACACCCATATCAACACAGTTACGATCCGTTTTGGGGAGGAGCCGAATACCGCTTATGCTCAATGGGCTGAAAGGGGATTCCAAAAGCAGGTGGTACAAAAGTTGGATTTAGAAAAGCAGGTGGAGGAGGAGATATGGGAGGAAACCTCCAATACAAGTATCGACAATTTTGAATTCCGGCCACTAAAGAAAACTGGGAAAATTTTGATCCTTTCAGAAAAAAGCGGCTGGAAACAGCTGTATCTGGTGGAGGAAAAAACAGGGAAGAGTACTCCTCTCACCAACGGGGAATTCGTGGTGAATTCCATTGTGAAGGTAGATGATAAAACCGGGCGAATCTATTTTATGGCATCTGGTATATATCCTGACCTGAATCCTTATCACCAGAAACTTTACACTGTGAAGGAAGGTGAAAAGATGAAATTATTAACCCCTGAAAAGCAGCATCACCAGGTAGATCTTTCTGGGGATTTGAAATATTTTGTTGATGAGATATCTTCCGTAGAAACACCAACAAGAGTGGTGCTGAGAGATTTGGATTCAGGAAAGATTCTAACTGATATTATAAGTCCTGATGTTAGCAAGGCGGTTGCTGAAGGCTGGGAAGCGCCTCAAACTTTCAGCATCACAGGTAAAGACGGAAAAACCCCGATTTATGGTGCGGTTTGGAAACCAACCAATTTTGACCCCAACAAAAAATATCCGGTAATAGATGCCACCTATACCGGGCCGCATACCCAGGTTTTTCCAAAGTCTTTTGACAGAGCTTTTTCCCACCAGGCAATGGCAGAACTTGGTTTTCTCGTTATTGCGGTAGACGGACTCGGTACTGCAGGCCGTTCAAAATCCTTCAGGGAAGTATCCTATAAGGATATGGGTGATAACCTCAGGGACCATGTGCTGGCAATTCGGCATCTTGGGGAGCAATATTCCTGGGTGGACACTACCCGGGTGGGGATATTTGGACATTCTGCAGGAGGATATGATACCGGCCGTGCGCTACTGGCCTTCCCCGAATTCTACAAAGTAGGGGTAGCCAGCTCCGGAGATCACGATTTTAGAATGGAAAAAGCCTGGTGGCCGGAGATGTATATGGGCTGGCCGGTAGATGAAAAATATGAAGAAGTATCCAATATCACCAATGCAAGGAACCTGCAGGGTAAATTGATGCTGGTGCACGGGGGGATGGATGAAAATGTGAACCCTTCAGCCACTTTTAAGCTCGCAGAGGCATTGATAAAAGCCGGAAAGGATTTTGAACTGGTGATCCTGCCGAGTCAGCCACACGGTTACAGCGGCGAGGCTTCAAATTTTTTCAATAAGAAACGCTGGAATTATTTCATACAGCACCTGCTGGACAAAGAGCCGGGCTGGGACTATAATTTTGAATAG
- a CDS encoding TonB-dependent receptor plug domain-containing protein, whose product MKTKILTLCISLFLVNWTRAQETEIDTLNIIPMKEVIVIGNKKDVSRKENKSLATLDEYLEKSAKISMIKRGAYAWEPMINGMATERTVITIDGMRIFSACTDKMDPVTSYVEISNLQEASISSGQEGAEHGATIGGAVDMKIHKTGFSPSGWKVEVNSGLETNGEQKIAGAKVDYSQEDFFFNADFMHRDAENYHAGGGKEVLYSRFTKYNFSAVSGYRLSRHQSIEAAVILDKATDIGYPALPMDVSLAKAAIGSLKYEFHKPHPLLDHWETKVYFNTITHIMDDAQREDVAMRMNMPGWSDTYGFYSKGNSTVGKHRIKINLNSFYNKSLAEMTMFPNDPTEMEMFMLTWPDVRTFYNGFFLEDQILLSEHLNLKITGSLGSHNNSVQSEQGLQSLKIFYPEMKESKHRILAGASTRLQLHKGKMNYSLGTGYGERAPSVSEAYGFYLFNSFNGYDFIGNPGMDTERSMELNSSVAFKNKFWSAKLSGSYFHIQDYIIGIPDPDLTAMTIGANGVMVYSQLPYATFFNTDLSLEVFPYKNWHINTKLIYNHGRDHKNRNLPLVQPLSYFAALGYSKGLFSIEGSIEGAMEQSNFSTGFGENRTPAYTVVNLSASRSLYLNNQRVTVKAGAENLFDTYYSTFSDWNNIPRRGRNIFVNLNYAVF is encoded by the coding sequence ATGAAAACAAAAATTCTCACCCTCTGCATTTCCCTGTTCCTGGTGAATTGGACCCGGGCACAGGAAACAGAAATAGACACGTTAAATATCATCCCTATGAAAGAGGTCATAGTGATAGGAAATAAGAAAGATGTCTCCAGAAAAGAAAATAAATCCCTCGCAACTTTAGATGAATATTTGGAGAAGTCGGCAAAAATATCGATGATCAAAAGAGGGGCATACGCCTGGGAACCTATGATCAACGGGATGGCGACAGAGCGTACTGTGATAACCATTGACGGGATGCGTATATTTAGTGCCTGTACAGATAAAATGGACCCTGTAACTTCCTATGTTGAGATCTCCAATTTACAGGAAGCCTCGATCTCCAGTGGCCAGGAAGGGGCAGAACATGGAGCTACCATTGGAGGCGCAGTGGATATGAAAATACACAAAACAGGATTTTCACCTTCAGGATGGAAGGTAGAAGTAAACTCCGGGCTGGAGACAAATGGCGAGCAAAAGATAGCAGGTGCCAAAGTAGACTACAGTCAGGAAGATTTCTTCTTCAATGCAGATTTCATGCACCGCGATGCAGAGAATTACCACGCAGGCGGGGGAAAAGAAGTTTTGTATTCCCGGTTCACCAAATACAATTTTTCAGCAGTTAGCGGGTACAGGTTATCCAGGCATCAAAGCATAGAAGCTGCCGTGATCCTTGATAAGGCTACAGATATTGGTTACCCAGCCCTTCCAATGGATGTTTCCCTTGCAAAGGCTGCCATAGGTTCCTTAAAATACGAGTTCCATAAACCCCATCCCCTACTGGACCATTGGGAAACCAAGGTCTACTTTAATACCATTACGCATATTATGGATGATGCCCAACGCGAGGATGTTGCTATGCGAATGAATATGCCTGGCTGGAGTGACACGTATGGATTTTATTCTAAGGGTAATTCAACCGTGGGAAAGCATAGAATTAAGATCAACCTCAACAGTTTCTACAATAAGTCGCTGGCAGAGATGACTATGTTCCCAAATGACCCTACAGAGATGGAGATGTTTATGCTCACCTGGCCGGATGTGCGCACCTTTTATAACGGATTTTTTCTGGAGGACCAGATCCTTTTATCAGAGCATCTGAATTTAAAGATTACCGGAAGCCTGGGATCGCACAACAACTCTGTACAAAGCGAACAGGGACTTCAAAGCCTGAAGATCTTTTATCCTGAAATGAAGGAAAGTAAACACAGGATCCTTGCTGGAGCATCTACCAGGCTACAGCTACATAAAGGAAAAATGAATTATAGCCTGGGTACCGGATATGGGGAAAGGGCTCCCTCGGTTTCTGAAGCTTATGGATTCTATCTCTTTAACAGCTTTAACGGATACGATTTTATTGGAAACCCGGGAATGGACACTGAAAGATCTATGGAGCTCAATTCCTCCGTGGCATTTAAAAACAAATTCTGGAGTGCAAAGCTCAGCGGATCTTATTTTCATATCCAGGACTACATCATAGGTATCCCGGATCCAGACCTTACCGCTATGACAATTGGCGCCAACGGGGTTATGGTTTACAGCCAGCTGCCGTACGCCACATTTTTCAACACAGATCTTTCGCTGGAAGTTTTTCCTTACAAGAATTGGCATATTAACACTAAACTTATTTACAACCACGGCAGGGATCACAAAAACAGAAACCTTCCCCTGGTGCAACCGCTTAGTTATTTTGCAGCCCTGGGATATAGCAAAGGTTTGTTTTCTATTGAAGGATCTATAGAAGGCGCGATGGAACAAAGTAATTTTAGTACAGGTTTTGGCGAGAACCGCACCCCTGCATATACTGTAGTAAACCTTTCTGCTTCCCGAAGCCTGTACCTTAATAACCAGAGAGTGACCGTAAAAGCCGGTGCAGAAAATTTATTTGACACTTATTATTCAACGTTTTCAGACTGGAATAACATCCCCCGCAGAGGACGTAATATTTTTGTAAATCTTAATTATGCAGTTTTTTAG
- a CDS encoding FixH family protein, with protein sequence MKFFNYICLLLLAAVSSCSTTSEETAPLNETENLFLIQTLENDHHFLELYSESGELKEGYNKILLRLQDKIDKEYIPNAEVEWIPVMDMGTIKHSAPNSEVVKAPGKNTSYEGYIIFQMAGGDSGTWSLQINYTVDGENFSMEDRLQVLASPRKKVTVFKGKDEVNYVLAIIEPRQPKVATNDISAALYKMENMHKFSIVDNYRILIDPRMPAMGHGSPNNVHLTQGNKGVYHGKLNLTMSGYWKINLQLEDETGEIIIGEAITDTNQDSNIFFELEF encoded by the coding sequence ATGAAATTTTTCAATTATATCTGCCTGCTATTACTAGCTGCTGTTTCCTCCTGTTCAACAACTTCTGAAGAGACTGCACCATTAAATGAAACCGAAAATCTATTCTTAATCCAAACCCTGGAAAATGACCATCACTTCCTGGAACTATATTCTGAAAGTGGAGAACTGAAAGAGGGGTATAACAAAATTCTACTCCGCTTACAGGACAAAATTGATAAGGAATACATCCCAAATGCTGAAGTTGAATGGATCCCGGTTATGGACATGGGTACTATAAAGCATTCTGCTCCAAATTCTGAAGTAGTCAAAGCTCCCGGGAAAAATACTTCCTACGAAGGATACATTATTTTTCAAATGGCAGGTGGGGACTCCGGAACATGGAGCCTTCAAATTAACTATACGGTAGACGGGGAAAATTTCTCTATGGAAGATCGTCTCCAGGTCCTGGCCTCTCCAAGGAAGAAAGTAACAGTTTTTAAGGGTAAGGATGAAGTCAATTATGTCCTGGCAATCATAGAACCCCGGCAACCAAAAGTAGCTACTAATGATATTAGTGCTGCACTCTATAAAATGGAAAATATGCACAAATTTTCCATTGTGGATAATTACAGGATCTTAATAGATCCCCGGATGCCGGCCATGGGACACGGCTCCCCAAACAATGTACATCTCACCCAGGGCAATAAGGGTGTCTACCACGGAAAGCTCAATCTCACCATGAGCGGATATTGGAAGATCAACCTGCAACTGGAAGACGAAACGGGAGAAATTATCATAGGAGAAGCAATTACAGATACCAACCAGGACAGTAATATATTCTTCGAATTAGAATTCTAA
- a CDS encoding endonuclease/exonuclease/phosphatase family protein, which translates to MNKLFLITGFVLLISFAAPAQVNVMTYNIKYATENDGENSWSKRKDHLTNQLKFYHPDIMGVQEALHGQLEHIKEHVADYQYVGAARDDGKTKGEYSAVFYNTTKFEMLEEGTFWLSETPKVPSKGWDASFPRVCTWVKLKEKEGGKEFFVFNTHFDHEGDEAREKSTQLILDKMAEINKEEKPAILMGDLNLEPDTEPIKKIAAQMNDSKYSAQTVSFGPEGTFNGYDFKAPVERRIDYIFTTKGNIKILKYGVLSDSKDLKYPSDHLPVVVKLRFQ; encoded by the coding sequence ATGAATAAGCTTTTTTTAATAACAGGTTTTGTCTTGCTTATAAGTTTTGCAGCACCTGCACAGGTGAATGTAATGACCTATAATATAAAATATGCCACAGAGAATGATGGCGAGAACAGCTGGTCCAAACGTAAGGATCATCTCACCAATCAATTGAAGTTTTATCACCCCGATATTATGGGGGTGCAGGAGGCCTTGCACGGGCAGCTGGAACATATCAAAGAGCATGTTGCAGATTATCAATATGTGGGTGCGGCACGGGATGACGGCAAGACTAAGGGAGAATACAGTGCGGTTTTTTATAATACCACTAAATTTGAAATGCTCGAGGAGGGTACCTTCTGGCTTTCTGAAACCCCAAAGGTGCCTTCCAAAGGCTGGGATGCGTCCTTTCCAAGGGTTTGTACCTGGGTTAAATTAAAGGAGAAAGAAGGAGGAAAGGAATTCTTTGTATTCAATACTCATTTTGATCACGAGGGGGATGAAGCAAGAGAGAAGAGTACGCAACTTATCCTGGACAAAATGGCTGAAATTAATAAGGAAGAAAAACCAGCAATTTTAATGGGAGACCTTAACCTGGAGCCGGATACTGAACCAATTAAGAAAATCGCTGCACAAATGAATGACAGTAAGTATAGCGCTCAAACTGTGAGTTTTGGCCCTGAAGGTACTTTCAACGGTTACGATTTTAAGGCGCCTGTAGAGCGCAGGATAGATTATATCTTTACCACCAAAGGCAATATTAAGATATTGAAATATGGGGTCCTGAGTGATTCAAAGGATCTTAAATATCCATCAGATCACCTGCCTGTTGTGGTGAAGCTGCGGTTTCAATAA